Proteins from a single region of Undibacterium sp. KW1:
- a CDS encoding TonB-dependent siderophore receptor, giving the protein MSDFTVRPYFLRPTAIAFSIAQACLLLSSAYAQSNAGNDKSLPEVTITGSKGTENKVERSKVTGFIDAALLDTPNSVNAFSTAQMQDLRIRQTTDAMKYDASVNDAYNAIGYAEQFSIRGFALDNSSSYRKDGFAIPGDASIPLENKERVEILKGIAGFQAGFGTPGGIINYVTKRPASYAVRSATFEISERGTVYGAADISDNSSDKQFGFRINAAGERLRSYVKGADGNRQFVSAAFDWHITPQALLQIDADYQHKSQLSVPGFQLFNGTDLPRGVPADLMLNAQPWARPVDTRNSNLGMRFEYQINADWRASVSANKHEFKRDDYTAFPYGCGAANLYPGYCANGGYDVYDYQSVNESKSLWGTQALLNGKLNVGGMQHELAVGLSNSQRKDYFGDYVYDYAGSSNLFHPVSVMPSANKTGPVLLRRTDKEWSAFVQDIISLQDNLKLHLGLRHLNTSRTQLDNPGYDQNKFLSTAALVFKPAQQISVYGSFAQGLEHGGIAPFGTSNASQMLNPGKSTQIEFGVKADVQRDLSLSAAIFRIKKPLEYTNSSNTYVSNGEALHTGLELSAQGKLTSQLNLGASITALDAKQQNTGISSLDDKRVMNVPRFKSTVYADYAIAEVKGLNVNASWQYASSKAFSPDNSVTVPGYHVVNLGARYATQIGNTAATLRFNIDNALDKFYWRDVTQSLGGYLFPGAPRTYKVSAQFDF; this is encoded by the coding sequence ATGTCTGATTTTACTGTACGCCCATACTTTTTACGCCCCACCGCCATTGCCTTCTCGATTGCCCAGGCTTGCCTGTTGCTGTCATCTGCGTATGCCCAGAGCAACGCAGGAAACGACAAATCCCTGCCTGAAGTGACCATCACTGGCAGCAAAGGCACAGAAAACAAGGTAGAGCGCAGCAAAGTCACCGGTTTTATTGATGCGGCACTGCTGGATACGCCTAACTCAGTCAATGCCTTTAGCACGGCACAGATGCAAGACCTGCGCATACGCCAGACTACCGATGCGATGAAATATGACGCCAGTGTCAATGATGCGTATAACGCCATTGGCTATGCCGAGCAATTCTCCATACGTGGTTTTGCCCTGGATAATTCCAGCAGCTACCGCAAAGACGGCTTTGCCATTCCCGGTGACGCTTCCATTCCATTGGAAAACAAGGAACGTGTAGAAATACTCAAGGGAATAGCTGGCTTCCAGGCTGGCTTTGGCACGCCAGGTGGCATCATCAATTATGTGACCAAGCGCCCTGCCAGCTATGCCGTTCGCTCTGCCACATTTGAAATCAGCGAGCGTGGCACTGTATATGGCGCAGCGGACATCAGTGACAATTCCAGCGACAAGCAATTTGGCTTCCGCATCAATGCAGCGGGCGAGCGCCTACGCTCTTATGTCAAAGGGGCTGACGGTAACCGCCAGTTCGTTTCTGCTGCATTTGACTGGCACATCACACCACAAGCCCTGTTGCAAATCGATGCTGACTACCAGCACAAATCGCAATTGTCGGTACCAGGTTTTCAATTATTTAATGGCACTGATTTACCACGTGGTGTCCCTGCTGACCTGATGCTCAATGCTCAGCCGTGGGCAAGACCGGTAGATACCCGCAACAGCAATCTGGGCATGCGTTTTGAGTATCAGATCAATGCTGACTGGCGCGCCAGTGTCTCTGCCAACAAACATGAATTCAAGCGAGATGACTATACCGCCTTCCCTTATGGTTGTGGCGCAGCCAATCTGTATCCAGGCTATTGCGCGAATGGCGGCTATGATGTGTATGATTACCAAAGCGTGAATGAATCCAAATCACTGTGGGGCACACAAGCCCTGTTGAATGGCAAACTCAATGTGGGTGGCATGCAGCACGAGCTGGCTGTTGGCCTCAGCAATTCACAGCGTAAAGATTATTTTGGTGATTATGTGTATGACTATGCGGGCAGCAGTAATTTGTTCCACCCTGTCAGCGTAATGCCATCTGCAAATAAAACCGGCCCGGTTTTGCTGCGTCGTACTGACAAGGAATGGTCCGCATTTGTACAGGACATTATCAGTCTGCAAGACAATCTGAAACTGCATCTGGGCCTGCGTCATCTGAATACCTCGCGCACCCAGCTTGATAATCCTGGCTATGACCAGAACAAATTCCTCTCGACGGCAGCACTGGTTTTCAAGCCAGCACAACAAATTTCTGTATATGGCAGCTTTGCCCAGGGGCTGGAACACGGCGGCATCGCGCCATTCGGCACCAGCAATGCCAGCCAGATGCTGAACCCCGGCAAATCCACACAAATTGAATTTGGTGTGAAGGCCGATGTGCAACGCGATCTGAGCCTGTCTGCAGCCATCTTCCGCATCAAGAAGCCACTGGAATATACCAATAGCAGCAATACCTATGTCAGCAATGGTGAGGCACTGCATACTGGTTTGGAGCTCTCTGCCCAGGGCAAGCTGACATCGCAACTGAATCTGGGTGCAAGCATCACTGCACTGGACGCCAAACAGCAAAACACCGGCATCAGCAGCCTCGATGACAAGCGTGTCATGAATGTGCCGCGCTTCAAATCGACAGTCTATGCAGATTATGCGATAGCTGAAGTCAAGGGTTTGAATGTGAATGCGAGCTGGCAATACGCCAGCAGCAAGGCCTTCAGTCCGGACAATAGCGTTACCGTGCCTGGCTATCACGTCGTCAATCTGGGCGCACGCTATGCGACGCAAATCGGCAATACCGCCGCCACCCTGCGTTTTAACATCGATAATGCACTGGACAAGTTTTACTGGCGCGATGTGACACAATCCCTGGGTGGTTATTTATTCCCTGGGGCGCCGCGCACTTATAAAGTGTCAGCGCAATTTGATTTCTGA
- a CDS encoding Ppx/GppA phosphatase family protein, giving the protein MLAAVDLGSNSFRMHIARHEGDVIKVIKSARDPIRLAAGLDKNGNLTPEAMQKAINCLARFREILNAYPVENLRVVATNTIRIAKNAAQLLPLAEAAIGCPIEVISGEEEGRLIYIGVSNAVAIPGERRLVLDIGGGSTEVILGHGHEILRVESFSIGTVKHSASFFPDGRLTDAAFDAAILSARSMFEDAAPPYQPQHWRKAYGSSGTMRAISDAISKGGLGDGTLTLKSLNALKQYCVQCGQIDQLELSGIKPERVAMVVGGLAILIGLMTEFNISVLLPIEAGLRMGVMWDLYLRATKRDRREVAVQSFANLFRTDMSRANRVADMVKSLYLQLKPAGDTYVRLLQWSATLHEVGMAISHTGYHKHGAYMIENADMAGFTTREQRVMSKLILSQKGNLRKVGDGLADQDFAKAVLALRLAVMLMHSRAEIDFEDVRLKMKGRVELEMKRDWVSVHPTVAYWLQKEIEAWREIGIDFLVRANV; this is encoded by the coding sequence ATGCTGGCCGCCGTTGATCTGGGTTCCAACAGTTTTCGCATGCACATTGCCCGGCATGAAGGCGATGTCATCAAAGTCATCAAAAGCGCGCGCGACCCGATACGTCTTGCAGCAGGCCTGGATAAAAACGGCAATCTGACGCCAGAGGCCATGCAAAAAGCGATTAACTGCCTGGCGCGCTTTCGTGAAATCCTGAATGCCTATCCGGTAGAAAACTTGCGGGTAGTCGCCACCAACACCATACGCATCGCAAAAAATGCGGCGCAATTATTGCCACTGGCAGAGGCCGCCATAGGCTGTCCTATCGAGGTTATTTCAGGTGAAGAAGAGGGGCGTCTGATTTATATCGGCGTATCAAATGCGGTGGCGATACCTGGTGAGCGTCGTTTGGTGCTGGATATCGGTGGTGGTTCAACTGAAGTGATACTTGGCCATGGTCATGAGATACTCAGAGTGGAATCCTTCAGCATAGGGACAGTCAAGCACAGCGCCAGCTTCTTCCCGGATGGGCGTTTGACGGATGCCGCATTTGATGCCGCCATCCTGTCAGCCCGCTCGATGTTTGAAGATGCCGCACCACCTTATCAGCCACAACACTGGCGCAAGGCTTATGGCTCATCAGGTACCATGCGGGCGATTTCTGATGCGATCAGCAAAGGTGGGCTCGGCGATGGCACCTTGACCTTGAAAAGCCTGAATGCACTTAAACAATATTGTGTGCAATGCGGGCAGATAGATCAACTGGAGTTAAGTGGCATCAAACCAGAACGTGTTGCCATGGTAGTAGGTGGGCTGGCCATACTGATAGGCCTCATGACAGAATTTAATATCAGTGTCCTGCTGCCCATAGAAGCCGGATTGCGCATGGGTGTGATGTGGGATTTGTATTTGCGCGCCACCAAGCGTGACCGCCGTGAAGTTGCAGTACAGTCTTTTGCCAATTTGTTCCGTACCGATATGTCGCGGGCGAACCGGGTGGCGGACATGGTGAAGTCCTTGTATCTGCAATTGAAACCTGCTGGCGACACCTATGTGCGCTTATTGCAATGGAGTGCGACCCTGCATGAAGTCGGCATGGCGATCTCGCATACCGGTTATCATAAGCATGGCGCTTACATGATAGAGAATGCCGACATGGCAGGCTTTACTACGCGAGAGCAGCGGGTGATGAGCAAGCTTATCCTCAGTCAGAAAGGCAATCTGCGCAAGGTTGGTGATGGCCTGGCTGACCAGGATTTTGCCAAGGCGGTGCTGGCATTGCGTCTGGCAGTGATGCTCATGCATTCACGCGCAGAAATTGATTTTGAAGATGTGCGCCTGAAAATGAAGGGCAGGGTTGAGCTTGAGATGAAACGCGACTGGGTCAGTGTCCACCCCACAGTCGCTTACTGGCTGCAAAAAGAAATTGAAGCCTGGCGTGAGATAGGCATAGATTTTCTGGTCAGGGCGAACGTGTAA
- a CDS encoding SAM-dependent methyltransferase → MKKKTASIAPADKSEKHEIRPGQSLELLKELHILTRDGKMNQDSRRKLKQVYHLYQFIEPLLQKLQQDHADISLVDHGAGKSYLGFILYDLFFKSEQAQSKARIYGIETRDELVQRSTELAQRLDFPGMSFLNLSVADSITSSALPEKIDIVTALHACDTATDDAIQFALKKKAQFMVLVPCCQAEVAAELRKSKGDAVKNNPLSEMWRHPIHTREFGSQITNVLRCLQLEAHGYQVRVTELVGWEHSMKNELIVAEYKGLPAKRPAERLAEVLKTTGLEAMQRRFFVQP, encoded by the coding sequence ATGAAAAAGAAAACTGCCAGTATCGCCCCTGCGGATAAGTCGGAAAAGCATGAAATACGCCCTGGCCAGTCGTTGGAGTTGCTCAAGGAACTGCACATCCTCACGCGTGATGGCAAGATGAATCAGGATAGCCGCCGCAAGCTCAAGCAGGTTTATCATCTGTATCAGTTCATAGAACCGCTATTGCAGAAATTGCAGCAAGACCATGCTGATATCAGCCTGGTGGATCATGGTGCGGGCAAGTCTTATCTGGGCTTCATTCTGTACGACCTGTTCTTCAAGTCAGAACAAGCACAAAGCAAGGCCAGGATTTATGGCATAGAGACACGTGATGAACTGGTGCAGCGCTCCACCGAGCTGGCGCAACGTCTGGATTTTCCTGGCATGTCTTTTTTGAATTTATCTGTTGCCGATTCGATTACTTCATCTGCCTTGCCAGAAAAAATCGATATCGTCACTGCCTTGCATGCCTGTGATACAGCGACAGATGATGCGATACAGTTTGCCCTCAAGAAAAAAGCCCAGTTCATGGTTCTGGTACCTTGTTGCCAGGCAGAAGTCGCAGCTGAGTTGCGTAAGTCCAAGGGCGATGCGGTAAAAAATAACCCTTTGTCAGAAATGTGGCGCCACCCTATCCATACGCGTGAATTTGGCAGCCAGATCACCAATGTGCTGCGTTGTTTGCAACTGGAAGCGCATGGATATCAGGTCAGGGTCACAGAACTGGTAGGATGGGAACATTCGATGAAAAACGAACTCATCGTGGCAGAATACAAGGGCTTGCCAGCCAAACGACCTGCAGAACGTCTGGCCGAAGTGCTGAAGACCACAGGACTGGAAGCAATGCAGAGAAGATTTTTTGTGCAGCCCTGA